A region of the Kribbella sp. NBC_01245 genome:
GGCTGTCCGTGTACGGCGATCGTGGCAGCGCGGTCATCGAACACGAGGACCTCGCGTACTTCCACACGGCGGACGGTGATCCGGCTTTCGGCCCTTCTGACTCGCTGTCGGTCGATGACGCACACCGCGAGCAGTACCTCGACTTCATCCACGCCGTCCGCGATGCCCGGCGGCCGCTGATCGGTACCCAGGACGCCCGCCGCGCTCTCGAAGTGGTGCTCGGCGTCTACGAATCCGCGCGGACCGGGCGTCCGGTCCAACTCACCGGGAGAGAGTGAAAGTGCGCATCGGGATCATCGGCACGGAGAACTCCCATGCCGACCACATCATCGATTACCTGAACGTCGAAGGCCGCTTTGGCGAGACTCGCGTGGTCGCGCTGAGCGGAGGCGAGAGCGAGCGCAACCAAAAGCTCCGCGCGTTGGGGCAGCTCGAGCGGCTTGTCGACGAGCCGACGGAGCTGCTGGATCTTGTCGACGCCGTCATCATCACGGATCGCCACGGCGCCCTGCACCGGGCGCACGCCGTACCGTTCCTGGCCGCCGGTCTGCCGGTGTTCGTGGACAAACCGCTGGCCTGCAACGAGACCGACGCGCGGGCGATCATCGCGGCGGCTCGCGAGTACGACGCGCCGTTGACGTCGTCCTCGGCCGTGCGCTGGGTGCCGGACACGGACTTCTTGGCGACGGCGTCGGTTGGGCCCGTTCAGGTGGTGACCACGACCGGCCCGGCGGATCCGGCCAGCGAGTACGCCGGGATCTACTTCTACGGCATCCACTCGGTCGACGTCGCCCTTCGGCTGGCACCCGGCGAGCTCGGCGACGTACGCGTCGAGCGGACCGCCGACACGATCGTGGCCACCGTCGAAGCCGGTCCGACTCGCGTCGTGGTGAACCTGGTGCTGCCCGGAGCCGACGGCCAGGTCCCGTTCCACGGAATGGTCGTCGGCCGGCACGGCATCGCCGCCCGCGAGCTCACCCTCGGCCCGTCGTACGTCGAACCGGGGCTGAGGGCGTTCCTCGAGATGGCCCACACGCGGCGCCCACCGATCTCGTACGACGATCTGGTCCGTCCCATCCAGCTGCTCGACGCCATCGCCGCGAATATCTAGCGCTCGCCGTAGAGACACGGGTCGGTCACAGCTGGTGGCGGCCCTGTTCCTATCGTCCGGACCGGATCTACATTCGAAGTATGTACACAATCGAACTTGATGATGAGGAGCTGCGGTTACTGCGATCCGCCGTTGGGTCGTACCTCCAGGCCTTTGGACATGACGAGGCCGACGTCCTGCGTGCCGCCAAGTCGCTCTTGGCCAAGATGCCCGACCCGATGAGCGCCGCCAGCTGACTCTTCGCTAGCTGCGTGGCCGGACCGTCAGCGGGACGGGCTTGGCGGTGGAGGTGAAGAAGTCGTTGCCCTTGTCGTCGACAACGACGAAGGCCGGGAAGTCCTCGACCTCGATCTTCCAGACGGCCTCCATGCCGAGCTCTGCGTACTCCAGCACGTCGACCGATTTGATGCAGTCCTGCGCCAGCCGGGCCGCGGGACCACCGATCGAGCCCAGGTAGAACCCGCCGTGTGCCTTGCAGGCCTGCGTGACCTGGGCCGAACGGTTGCCCTTGGCAAGCATCACCATCGAACCACCGGCCGCCTGGAACTGGTCGACGTACGCGTCCATCCGGCCGGCCGTGGTCGGCCCGAACGAGCCGGACGCGTAACCCTCCGGAGTCTTGGCCGGCCCCGCGTAATAGACCGCGTGGTCCTTCAGGTACGACGGCATCGGCTCGCCCGCGTCGAGGCGTTCCTTGATCTTGGCGTGCGCGATATCGCGAGCGACGACGAGTGGCCCGGTCAGGGACAGCCGGGTCTTGACCGGCAGCTTCGACAGCTCGGACCGGATCTCGCTCATCGGGCGGTTCAGGTCGATCCGGACCACCTCGTCGGACTCGGCCAGGTGCTCGTCGGTGGTGTCGGGCAGGAACCGGGCCGGATCGCGCTCGAGCTGTTCGAGGAAGACGCCTTCGGGCGTGATCTTCGCGAGCGCCTGGCGGTCGGCCGAGCAGGAGACTGCGATCGCGACGGGCAGCGATGCGCCGTGCCGGGGGAGACGGATGACGCGGACGTCGTGGCAGAAGTACTTGCCGCCGAACTGGGCCCCGATCCCGAACTGCTGAGTCAGCTCGAAGACCTGCTTCTCCAGCTCGTGGTCGCGGAACCCATGCCCGACGGGCGAGCCGGTCGACGGCAGCGCGTCCAGGTAGTGCGCCGACGCGTACTTGGCGGTCTTCAGCGCGAACTCCGCGGACGTCCCACCGACCACGATCGCCAGGTGGTACGGCGGGCACGCGGCCGTGCCGAGCGAGCGGATCTTCTCGTCGAGGAACTTCATCATCCCGGCCGGGTTGAGCACGGCCTTGGTCTCCTGGAAGAGGAACGACTTGTTCGCTGAACCGCCGCCCTTGGCCATGAAGAGCAGCTTGTACGCCGGGTCCTTAGTGCCTGGCGTCGAGTAGAGCTCGATCTGCGCGGGGAGGTTGGAGCCGGTGTTCTTCTCGTCCCACATGTTCAGCGGGGCCATCTGCGAGTAGCGCAGGTTCAACTTGGTGTACGCGTCGTACACACCGCGGCTGATCCACTCCTCGTCGACCGCGCCGGTGAGCACGCCCTCGGACTTCTTGCCCATCACGATCGCCGTACCGGTGTCCTGGCACATCGGCAGCACGCCACCGGCAGAGATGTTCGCGTTCTTCAGCAGGTCGAGCGCGACGAACCGGTCGTTACCGCTGGCTTCGGGGTCGTCGATGATCCGCCGCAGCTGAGCCAAGTGCGCCGAGCGGAGGTAGTGCGAGATGTCGTGCATCGCCTCGGCGGTGAGGTCCCGCAGCACCGACGGCTCCACCTGGAGGAACGTCCTGCCGTTGGCGGTGAACGTGCTGACGCCCTCGGTCGTGAGGAGCCGGTACTCCGTGTCATCGGCCCCCAATGGGAGCAGGTCGGAGTAGTTGAAGTCGGCGGACACCGGGCATACCTCCAGCAGACTGGTTCTCTCAGGGTTGCCACCAGGGTAGAGCCGGGGAGATATCTCATCCACGACGGGCCTGTTATGGACGTAAAGTCGTGCCGTGGACCCAGACAAGCTCCCGGAACCGACCGACGATCCCGCCCTGCGCCGCCGGGTGTCCGACCTCGAACGCGAAGAGGTCGCCGACGTCGTCCGCGAGGCCGCCAGTGAAGGCCGTCTGACCTTCACCGAGATGGAGGAGCGGCTCGAGTCGGTCTATGCGTCGCGAACGTACGGCGAGCTGGTCGAGGTGACGGCGGATCTGCCGGGCGGGCCGTCTGCATCTGTGTCGGCCTGGTCTGAGTCGCCCTCGTCGGGGGTGGTCGCGTCGGCGCCGTCGGGGTATGTCGAGCAGTCGAACCCGACCATCAACGTCTTCCTGTCCGACCATAAGCGCACCGGGAACTGGCTCGCGCCACAGCGCCAGGACGTGCACGCGGTGCTCGGTGACGTCACGCTCGACTACACCGAGGCCCAGGTGCCGTACGAGGAGATCTTCCTCGACATCAAGTCGATCCTCGCCGACGTGAAGATCCGCGTCCCGCAGAACGCGATCGTGCACCTCGACGGCCAGCCCATCCTCGGCTCGGTTACCGAACAAGGCAGCTACGACCCCAACGCCCAGACCGCCGGCAAGCCCAAGGTCTTCCACATCAAGGGCACCGCCATCCTCGGCGAGATCAAGGTCAAACGAGGCCCACGCCTCAGCAAACGCCTCGGCCTCACCTGACCCTGGCGCGCTCCAGCACCGTTTGCAACCACCATGCGAGCGCATGGGGGTCAGCGGTGTGCTCAGCGTCGATCCGCAATGGCCAGCGGTCGGTTCGCAGCCTGACCGGCCCACCGAGACGGTGATCGATTCGGCGGACCTGGCTCCAGCTGACACTCCGCCGACCCTTTTGGACACCGTGCCGGCTGATCGTGACGGCCGGGAGACGCCGGATCATCTTCCTGAGCGGAACCAGCGCGAATAACGGGGCCCAGACGAGAAGAAGAAACAGACAGCTGATCACCCAGAAGTTCCAGTGCCAGGTCCACGTCCACGTCGAGAAGTCGGTGACCTCGATGATGAGTAGGAACGCCTGCATTCCGGCCAAAAGGACAATCGAGGCGAGCGGCAAGATCTGGCTACGCGGTCGCAACGGCAGCACGACTTGTCCGTCGCGGTTGAACTCGGCTTCCCATACGTCGGGTGTCATCCCCAGCCCCCCATTCGCTCGGCCGCGATCGGCGGCGCGGATGCACGTAATCCCAGCCGTGGTCTCACTTGATCTTGTACCGCTCGACCAGCGATTGCAGCCAGTAGGCGAGCCCACTGGCGTTGTCCGTGTGCTTCCCGTCGATGCGCAGCGGCTTGTCGTCGGTGGTCAGCACCACCGCACCGCCCATCTTGAACTCGACAAGGCCAACCTGGTTCCAGGTGACATTCTGGTCGCCCTTGGCGATGCCGCGACGGTCGATCGTGACCACTGGCTTCCGCCGGACCAAGGTCGACACCACCACGATCAAGGACGACCCGAAGACCGCGAACAGGATGACATTCGCGTACTCCCAGAGACCCCAGTCGCGCCCATCGCGGATCGCAGCCAGGGTCCGCGAGCCGTTCGTGAAGGTCAGGAAGCCGGCGAGCAGCAGATGCACGACGTAAGCGCGTCGCCGAGGCAGTAGGACGACTCGGCTATCGCGTTCGAACTCGGCTTCCCAAACCTCGGGCGTCATTCCCGGACCTCCAGGTGTTGGGCAGCGGTCGATGGACCGGCGCGGTACAAGTGTCGCAGCGGCCTCACCTGATCCGCTTCCGCTCTACCAGTGACCGCAGCCAGGCAGTGAGCGCGTCCGGCTCCGCAACGTGCATCTTGCCGATCCGAATCGGCTTCCCGTCGGAGACCAGTGTCGCGCTGGCACCGAGTTGGCGCTCCACGGTGTGAACGTCGACCCAGCTGACGCTCCGCCGCCCGCTGCGCACACCAGTAGCGTCGATCGTCACCGCCGGCACGCGCCTAAAGACACACCAGCCCATCACAAGCAGCGCTGATCCGACGAGTATGAGCACCGCGATGTCGAAGGAGCCGCCCATTCCCCAGGCGCTTTCGCTGCGGATAGTGCTGATGAGGTCCATCGTCTTGGCGACGCAGAGAAGGCCAAGAATGCACAGGGGAAAGATGAAGGGGCGTCGCCTGAGTGGCAGCACCGCCTTGCCCTCCCGCTCCAACTCCGCCGCCCAGATCTCGGGCGTCATCCCCAAGTCTCCGTGTGCTCGGCCGCCGTCGGCGGGTCGGCGCCATGCCGGGTGCAAGTGATCGCGGCGGCCTTGACCGCGTAGTCGATCACTGCCGCCAGCGTCGTCTCGTCGAGCCCTTCGAGCCGCTGCTCGCCGAGCAGATCCTTCGCGTGCAGCCCGGCGATGAGCGCCGACATGAACGAGTCGCCCGCACCAACCGTGTCGACCACGTCGATCTTCGGCGCCTCCACCTGAACCCGAGCCGTCCGGCTCACCCCGATCGCGCCCGCGCCGCCAAGCGTGATCACCACACACCGCGTCCGATCAACGGCCAGCAGCTCGGCCGCCACTTCATCCGGCTTGAGGCCGGGCCGGAGGAACTCGCAGTCCTCATCACTCAACTTGACCAAATCAGCCTGCGCGGCGAGCGCTTTCACCGCCGCCCAGGTCTGGTCGGGATCGGGCGTGATCGTCGGACGCGCGTTTGGATCGAGGGTCACTGTGACGGGTTGATCCGCCAGCTCCGCGAGGAAGGCCCGGATCGCCGTGGCACCGGGCTCGAGCACGGTCGCGATCGACCCGGTGTGTACGGCCGGGCAGTCAACAGGCAAGACGAGGGCCGGAGGCTCCCAGTGGATGTCGAACTCGTACGACGCGACGCCCTCGGTATCGAGCGTGGCCGTCGCCGTGCTGGTCGGAAAGCCCGGCTCGACCGTATGCCCGGACAACCCGACGCCATTGCCGGTCAGATGGTCCGCCACCTGTACGCCGTACGGGTCGGTGCCAATGCGTGTGACCAGCTCGGTCGGCACGCCCAACCGGGCGAGGCCGACCGCGACGTTCGCGGGGGAGCCGCCGGGCGTGGCCTGACCTTGCACGATGTCGACCAGAGCCTCACCGACGACCAGCACAGGCGGGATCAGTGCTGCCATCAGCGCGCGTGCTCGAAGTCGATCGCGGAGTAGGCGCGCAGCTTGGACAGCTGGTGCTCGCTGTCGATGCTGCGGATCGTGCCGCTACGGGAGCGCATCACCAGCGAGTGGGTCCGGGCGATCGAGCCGCGGTAGCGCACGCCGCGCAGCAGCTCGCCATCGGTGATACCGGTGGCGACGAAGAAGCAGTCGTCACCGCTGACCAGGTCGTCGGTGGTGAGCACCCGGTCCAGGTCGTGCCCGGCGTCGATCGCCTTCTGCCGCTCGTCGTCGTCGCGCGGCCAGAGCCGGCCCTGGATCAAGCCGCCCATGCACTTCATCGCGCAGGCCGAGATGATGCCCTCCGGCGTACCCCCGATGCCGATCAGCATGTCGATACCGGTATCCGGCCGGGCCGCCTCGACCGCACCCGCGACATCGCCGTCACTGATGAACTTGATCCGCGCGCCGGTGGCCCGGATCTGGGCGGCCAGGTCGTCGTGCCGCGGGCGGTCGAGCAGGACCACGGTGACGTCGTCGACGGACGAGTTCTTCGCCTTGGCGACGCGCTTGATGTTCTCCGCGACGGGCAGGCGGATGTCCACCACGTCGGCCGCCTCGGGACCGACGGCCAGCTTCTCCATGTAGAAGACGGCAGACGGGTCGTACATCGTGTGGCGCGGCGCGACCGCCATCACCGCGATGCCATTGGCCATGCCTTTCGCCACCAGCGTCGTACCGTCGACGGGGTCGACCGCGACGTCACACTCGGCGCCGTCGCCCGAGCCGACCTCTTCGCCGTTGTAGAGCATCGGGGCGTTGTCCTTCTCGCCCTCGCCGATCACGACGACGCCGCGCATCCCGACGGTGCCGATCAGGGTTCGCATCGCGTTGACCGCGGCGCCGTCGGCGCCGTTCTTGTCGCCGCGGCCGACCCAGCGGCCGGCCGCCATCGCGGCGGCCTCGGTGACCCGGACCAACTCGAGGGCCAGGTTGCGGTCGGGGGCATGCTCATCGACCTCGAGATGGGCAGGAGGCGTGGTGGGGTCGCTCATGCCGGGATCGTAACGAACGCCACCGACAGCCCCCGCGCTTTGGCCAAACGGGGACGAGAGAGACTTGTCTCATGACCAGTACCGACAACGAAGCCGCGCGGGTCCGGGCCGAGGCCCTCGCCGCGCGAGCGCAGTCCAAGGCGGACCGGGCGAAGTTCCGCACGGTCCGGAACATGGTCTGGTCCCTGCTGGCCTGTCTTGCCGTCGTCGGCTTCATCGCCGCGGTGACCTGGCGTCCGCACGAAGAGAAGATCACGGCGGTCGACTACAGCAACCACGTCGCCGAAGGCCGCAAACTCGCGACCTGGCTGAAGGCGCCCGAGCCGATGCCCGCCGGCTGGACGGCGACGAGTGCCCAGCTGCGCGCCCCCGAGAACAGCCCGATCACCTGGCACCTCGGCATCATCACGGACGGCAAGAGGTACGTCGGGCTCGAGCAGTCGGACATGGCCGCGCGCAAATTCCTCAGCGACGAGCTCGGCAAAACCACTGACGATGGCACCTCGACCATCAACGGTGTGACCTGGCAGCGCAAGGCCCTCACCGAGCGGGAGAACGAGCACGCCCTCGTCCTGGCCGGCGCCGGCGTCACCACCATCGTCGTCGGCAACGCCGGCTATCCCGCCCTGGAAACCCTCGCCACCACTCTCCGCTGACGCTCGCCCTTTGTCGGCTTGCTCAGTCGGCGCCGGCCAGGCGGAGGCCGACGACGCCCGCGACGATCAGGCCTACGCAGAGCACGCGGGTGAGCGTGATCGGCTCGTTGAAGTAGACGATGCCGAGGGTGACGACGCCGAGTGAGCCGAGGCCGGTCCAGACGGCGTACGCCGTACCGACGGGCAGGCGATCCAGCGTTTTCGAGAGCAGCACCACCGAGATCACGCCGAAGACCAGGACGCCGGCCGTCGGCCAGAGCCGCGTGAATCCCTCACTGGGCTTGAGGCTCAAGGCGAACGCGATCTCGAACGCGGCCGCCGCGAGCAACATCAACCACGCCATTCGCTAGGCCGCGTCGCTCTCGACTCGAGGTGCTGTCGCGCCGCGAAGATGGCGAAGCGTGACCGTGGCGACTCGCGCGCCAAGGGCCTCCGCCGTACGCAGATCGGTCGCGGGCGGAGCCTGCTCGGCGGACAGATCCGAGTCGGACTGCGCCATCGCGCCGAGCCAGCTGCCCAGGCGGTTCAGGTCCTCGATACTCGCGGTCGACGAGGACCAGCCGGGATAGAGGTCGAGGCCGACCCAGATCATGCCGTGCTGGGCCGCCAGCATGGTGAAGTCGACCAGGCTGTTCAGCTTGTCGCCGGACATCGCCTTCGAATTGGTGAAGCCGGCGGCGATCTTGTCGCGCCAGCCCAGGTCGTCGGCCCAGACCTTGGCGCTGGCCTCCGCGAACGTCTTGAAGACGGCACTCGGACTGCCCATGTACGTCGGTGCGCCGAAGACGATCGCGTCGGCCGCATCGAGTTCTGCCCAGACGTCATCGGTCAGCTCGTCCAGCGGGACCAGCCTGGCCTCGACTTCCAAGCCGGCCTCGACGTTCGAGACGGCGGCGGCGCCACGGGCGACGGCCTGCGCCTGCTTCGCGGTGTGGCCGTAGCCGGAGTGATAGGCGACCGCGATTCGGGCGGTGGTACTGCTCATGTCGGGTTCCTCCTGAGGTCTTAACGGACTACAGTCCGTCTTGTGAACGACCGTACCGGACCACAGTCCGTTTCTCAACGCCCTTCACAGGACCCCTCACAGCGCCCTCCGCAGGGCCCTTCGCAGCGCCGGGATCTGCCGTTGGTCGATGAGGCACGTCCCGAACGCGCCGACGCGCGCCGAAACCGCCTCAAGGTCCTCGAAGCCGCCGACCGCCTCTTCACCCAGTACGGCGTGAAAAACGTGTCGCTGGACGCCATCGCCGCCGAGGCCGGAGTCGGCAAGGGAACGGTCTTCCGCCGCTTCGGCGACCGAGCCGGGCTAGCCGTCGCGCTACTAGACGAACGCGAGCAGGAACTCCAAGCCAAAATGCTGACCGGCCCGCCTCCACTAGGCCCGGGCGCTCCGCCGGCCGAACGCGCCGTCGCCTTCCTGGAGGCCTACCTGGACCTGCTCGACCGCCACGCAGAGCTATTCGCAGACAGCGAAAACGCCTCCGAAGGCGCCCGCTACCGCATCGGCTCCTACCACCTCTGGCACCGCCACCTAGTCCTCCTCATCGAGGAAGCCAAGCCGTCCCTCGACGCCGCCTACACCGCCCACGCCCTCCTGGCCCCCCTGGCCGCCGACCTCCACCAGGCCCTCCGCTCAGACGCCTACGACCTGAACCGCCTAAAAGCCGGCCTCCGCACCCTCACCACAACCGTCCTCACCTAGCCCGTGTGAGTGCGCGTCTGGACCTAGCCCGGACGGTATGAGCGCGCGTCTAGACCTAGCCCGGACGGGTGAGGGTGCCCCTCGGTCGAACCGGCCGACTTGGGCAGGGCAATCGTGGTTCGGTAGGCGCTAGTTGCTGGGTTTTTCGTGGGCGGCTTGGGCCTCGGCGAGGCGTTTGCGGGCGCCGTCGAGCCACTGCTGGCAGGTGGCGGCCAGCTCTTCGCCGCGTTCCCAGAGGGCAAGGGATTCCTCCAGCGTCGTACCCCCTGCTTCGAGCCTGCGCACAACGTCGACCAGCTCCTCGCGGGCCTGCTCGTACGAGAGCTCAGGCCGCGCCGGAGTGCCCGCCGCCGAGCCCGCACCGCTCGCCTTCGAGTCCGCACCGCCTGCCTTCGGGCCAGTGCTGGCTGATCCGGCCTCGGCCGCTGCGTCCGCGCCTGCCTGCTTGCTCACTTGCTCTCCTCGATCGAACTCACCTGGACGTCGAACCGTCCGTCACTGACCCGTGCCTGCAGCGTCTCGCCCGCGCTGACCTGTCCGACCTCCCGAACGGCACTTCCGTCCGCACGCTGAAGCACCGAGTACCCCCGGTCCAACGTGGCCTTCGGCGACAGGGCTCGCACGCTGGCCAACCTGTGGGACAGATCGTCTCCGGCTCGGTCCAGCCGATGTGTCAACGTACGACGGCTCCGCTCCACCAGCGCGACAACCTCATCGGAACGCCGTTGCAGGTCGGACGTCGGCGCCGCGAGCGAAGG
Encoded here:
- a CDS encoding TetR/AcrR family transcriptional regulator, whose amino-acid sequence is MVDEARPERADARRNRLKVLEAADRLFTQYGVKNVSLDAIAAEAGVGKGTVFRRFGDRAGLAVALLDEREQELQAKMLTGPPPLGPGAPPAERAVAFLEAYLDLLDRHAELFADSENASEGARYRIGSYHLWHRHLVLLIEEAKPSLDAAYTAHALLAPLAADLHQALRSDAYDLNRLKAGLRTLTTTVLT
- a CDS encoding fumarate hydratase — encoded protein: MSADFNYSDLLPLGADDTEYRLLTTEGVSTFTANGRTFLQVEPSVLRDLTAEAMHDISHYLRSAHLAQLRRIIDDPEASGNDRFVALDLLKNANISAGGVLPMCQDTGTAIVMGKKSEGVLTGAVDEEWISRGVYDAYTKLNLRYSQMAPLNMWDEKNTGSNLPAQIELYSTPGTKDPAYKLLFMAKGGGSANKSFLFQETKAVLNPAGMMKFLDEKIRSLGTAACPPYHLAIVVGGTSAEFALKTAKYASAHYLDALPSTGSPVGHGFRDHELEKQVFELTQQFGIGAQFGGKYFCHDVRVIRLPRHGASLPVAIAVSCSADRQALAKITPEGVFLEQLERDPARFLPDTTDEHLAESDEVVRIDLNRPMSEIRSELSKLPVKTRLSLTGPLVVARDIAHAKIKERLDAGEPMPSYLKDHAVYYAGPAKTPEGYASGSFGPTTAGRMDAYVDQFQAAGGSMVMLAKGNRSAQVTQACKAHGGFYLGSIGGPAARLAQDCIKSVDVLEYAELGMEAVWKIEVEDFPAFVVVDDKGNDFFTSTAKPVPLTVRPRS
- a CDS encoding DMT family transporter; translation: MLLAAAAFEIAFALSLKPSEGFTRLWPTAGVLVFGVISVVLLSKTLDRLPVGTAYAVWTGLGSLGVVTLGIVYFNEPITLTRVLCVGLIVAGVVGLRLAGAD
- a CDS encoding flavodoxin family protein, with the translated sequence MSSTTARIAVAYHSGYGHTAKQAQAVARGAAAVSNVEAGLEVEARLVPLDELTDDVWAELDAADAIVFGAPTYMGSPSAVFKTFAEASAKVWADDLGWRDKIAAGFTNSKAMSGDKLNSLVDFTMLAAQHGMIWVGLDLYPGWSSSTASIEDLNRLGSWLGAMAQSDSDLSAEQAPPATDLRTAEALGARVATVTLRHLRGATAPRVESDAA
- a CDS encoding DUF4245 domain-containing protein; its protein translation is MTSTDNEAARVRAEALAARAQSKADRAKFRTVRNMVWSLLACLAVVGFIAAVTWRPHEEKITAVDYSNHVAEGRKLATWLKAPEPMPAGWTATSAQLRAPENSPITWHLGIITDGKRYVGLEQSDMAARKFLSDELGKTTDDGTSTINGVTWQRKALTERENEHALVLAGAGVTTIVVGNAGYPALETLATTLR
- the glpX gene encoding class II fructose-bisphosphatase; this translates as MSDPTTPPAHLEVDEHAPDRNLALELVRVTEAAAMAAGRWVGRGDKNGADGAAVNAMRTLIGTVGMRGVVVIGEGEKDNAPMLYNGEEVGSGDGAECDVAVDPVDGTTLVAKGMANGIAVMAVAPRHTMYDPSAVFYMEKLAVGPEAADVVDIRLPVAENIKRVAKAKNSSVDDVTVVLLDRPRHDDLAAQIRATGARIKFISDGDVAGAVEAARPDTGIDMLIGIGGTPEGIISACAMKCMGGLIQGRLWPRDDDERQKAIDAGHDLDRVLTTDDLVSGDDCFFVATGITDGELLRGVRYRGSIARTHSLVMRSRSGTIRSIDSEHQLSKLRAYSAIDFEHAR
- a CDS encoding Gfo/Idh/MocA family oxidoreductase, with product MRIGIIGTENSHADHIIDYLNVEGRFGETRVVALSGGESERNQKLRALGQLERLVDEPTELLDLVDAVIITDRHGALHRAHAVPFLAAGLPVFVDKPLACNETDARAIIAAAREYDAPLTSSSAVRWVPDTDFLATASVGPVQVVTTTGPADPASEYAGIYFYGIHSVDVALRLAPGELGDVRVERTADTIVATVEAGPTRVVVNLVLPGADGQVPFHGMVVGRHGIAARELTLGPSYVEPGLRAFLEMAHTRRPPISYDDLVRPIQLLDAIAANI
- a CDS encoding DUF1707 SHOCT-like domain-containing protein; this encodes MDPDKLPEPTDDPALRRRVSDLEREEVADVVREAASEGRLTFTEMEERLESVYASRTYGELVEVTADLPGGPSASVSAWSESPSSGVVASAPSGYVEQSNPTINVFLSDHKRTGNWLAPQRQDVHAVLGDVTLDYTEAQVPYEEIFLDIKSILADVKIRVPQNAIVHLDGQPILGSVTEQGSYDPNAQTAGKPKVFHIKGTAILGEIKVKRGPRLSKRLGLT
- a CDS encoding carbohydrate kinase family protein encodes the protein MAALIPPVLVVGEALVDIVQGQATPGGSPANVAVGLARLGVPTELVTRIGTDPYGVQVADHLTGNGVGLSGHTVEPGFPTSTATATLDTEGVASYEFDIHWEPPALVLPVDCPAVHTGSIATVLEPGATAIRAFLAELADQPVTVTLDPNARPTITPDPDQTWAAVKALAAQADLVKLSDEDCEFLRPGLKPDEVAAELLAVDRTRCVVITLGGAGAIGVSRTARVQVEAPKIDVVDTVGAGDSFMSALIAGLHAKDLLGEQRLEGLDETTLAAVIDYAVKAAAITCTRHGADPPTAAEHTETWG